A single window of Coffea eugenioides isolate CCC68of chromosome 7, Ceug_1.0, whole genome shotgun sequence DNA harbors:
- the LOC113776714 gene encoding NAC domain-containing protein 41-like codes for MAHPRNSSGDGKQVLNLPFGYRFYPTNDQVIHYLKQKILGGELPADIIPTIDVYSHNPDQLPLGMFYVLMLLFNYKFKYGVAGEWFFFTNRLAGDLPTTDGYWSPAGLPAEIGLDNRIIGFKQAVDFYWGHSPNGTKSNWTIYEYRLNPDQLDGKVDETTQVKVQNFAACRVRNNDKFQPTATGGAIQERIGSLPTNELEFLSSAVMDGANELAIMPDGKETAPLISAHRKL; via the exons ATGGCTCATCCAAGAAATTCTTCTGGTGATGGAAAACAGGTGTTGAACTTACCCTTTGGATATAGATTTTACCCTACCAATGATCAAGTCATACATTATTTGAAGCAGAAGATTCTTGGAGGAGAACTTCCTGCAGATATTATTCCAACAATTGATGTATATTCACACAACCCTGATCAACTTCCCTTAGGCATGTTCTATGTTCTTATGCTTTTATTCAATT ATAAATTCAAATATGGAGTGGCCGGTGAATGGTTTTTCTTCACCAATCGTTTAGCCGGTGACCTTCCCACCACAGATGGTTATTGGAGTCCCGCAGGCTTGCCGGCTGAAATTGGTCTTGATAATAGAATTATTGGCTTCAAACAGGCCGTGGATTTTTATTGGGGACACTCGCCCAATGGAACCAAAAGTAATTGGACCATCTACGAATATCGATTGAATCCTGACCAATTAGATGGAAAGGTTGATGAGACTACCCAAGTCAAG GTACAAAATTTTGCGGCATGCCGGGTCCGCAATAATGACAAGTTCCAACCAACAGCAACGGGTGGAGCAATTCAAGAAAGAATTGGCAGCTTGCCAACTAATGAGCTCGAATTTTTATCATCTGCGGTGATGGATGGTGCCAATGAGTTGGCAATCATGCCAGACGGAAAAGAAACAGCACCTCTAATTTCTGCACATAGGAAATTATAG